Proteins encoded together in one Pseudomonas arsenicoxydans window:
- a CDS encoding LutC/YkgG family protein encodes MSAKQNILAKLRNSLTGTTPVPDDFDVELVTAPYTYTAEQRIPQLRKLMEAVHTEIHLTSGEGWPTLLAQLLRDRQLPSLLIAPTTPHGQRVTQHWAKNPGLPTLKSYNRPVEEWKAELFNDTPASLTTTLGAIAATGSLILWPTREEPRLMSLVPPVHFALLKASEIRDNFYQVQQEFEWAQGMPTNALLVSGPSKTADIEQVLAYGAHGPKDLVVLILEDQ; translated from the coding sequence ATGAGCGCCAAGCAAAACATCCTCGCCAAGTTGCGCAATAGTCTGACCGGCACCACGCCCGTGCCCGACGATTTCGACGTTGAACTGGTGACAGCGCCCTACACCTACACCGCCGAGCAACGCATCCCGCAACTGCGCAAACTGATGGAAGCGGTGCACACCGAAATCCACCTGACGTCCGGCGAAGGTTGGCCGACGTTGCTTGCTCAGTTGCTGCGGGATCGTCAGTTGCCAAGCCTGTTGATTGCACCGACTACGCCTCACGGCCAACGTGTCACTCAGCACTGGGCGAAAAATCCGGGACTGCCGACACTCAAGTCCTACAACCGCCCGGTTGAAGAATGGAAAGCCGAACTGTTCAACGACACACCGGCCAGCCTGACCACCACCCTCGGCGCCATCGCCGCCACGGGCAGCCTGATTCTCTGGCCGACGCGCGAAGAGCCACGCCTGATGAGCCTGGTGCCACCGGTGCATTTCGCCCTGCTCAAGGCCAGCGAAATCCGCGATAACTTCTATCAGGTGCAGCAGGAATTCGAATGGGCCCAAGGCATGCCGACCAATGCGTTGCTGGTGTCTGGCCCGTCGAAAACCGCGGACATCGAGCAAGTCCTGGCCTATGGCGCACATGGTCCCAAAGACCTGGTGGTTTTGATTTTGGAGGACCAATGA